A single Prevotella sp. E15-22 DNA region contains:
- a CDS encoding DUF3791 domain-containing protein — protein sequence MIMGYSNHDKLDWTLIFISEFGRRYGLTMKQAFNYLSRFKGIDFVDRHYDYVHTQSFTSMVDDISDYCRRKGGALI from the coding sequence ATGATTATGGGATATAGCAATCACGATAAACTGGATTGGACGCTTATCTTTATCTCGGAGTTCGGACGCCGCTATGGTCTCACCATGAAGCAGGCGTTCAACTATCTGAGTAGATTTAAGGGCATTGACTTCGTTGACCGACACTATGACTATGTACATACACAGTCATTTACTTCAATGGTTGACGACATTAGTGACTACTGCCGCCGGAAAGGAGGAGCGTTGATATGA
- a CDS encoding PTS galactitol transporter subunit IIC has product MEQVFTYIIQLGASVMMPILFTIIGLCIGMKFGKALKSGLYVGVGFVGLGIVTALLTTNFNTPLDAISKIFNLNLAVFDMGWPAAAAVAYNTAVGALIIPICLGINFLLLVTKCTRTVNIDLWNYWHFAFIGAVAYFVMDQSLLWGYFAAISCYIVTLVMADLTAERFQKYYDNVEGISIPQPFCQSFTPFAIAINWLLDRIPGFSKLDIDAEGLKKKFGVLGEPLVLGVIVGALIGWAAQLDIKKILFLGVTMGAVMELIPRITSLFIEGLKPISEKTQEVVKRKFKGKKVYIGMSPALVIGHPTTLVVSLLLIPVTLVLAIALSRADNQFLPLASLAGMFYVFVMVLPYTKGNVVKTFIIGLVAITIGLYFVTDMAPAFTLAANTVYEATQDKAAQIPEGFQAGAMDFASSLFGYVIYACVKYLKWIGMGVLTLITVGMVVWNRLRITAEEKNSK; this is encoded by the coding sequence ATGGAGCAAGTATTCACTTACATCATCCAGTTGGGAGCATCGGTCATGATGCCGATCCTCTTCACTATCATCGGCCTGTGCATTGGCATGAAGTTTGGCAAGGCGCTTAAGAGTGGCCTCTATGTGGGCGTTGGTTTCGTTGGCTTGGGCATTGTCACAGCTCTGCTAACCACCAATTTCAATACGCCACTCGACGCCATCTCAAAGATCTTTAATCTGAACCTCGCCGTATTCGACATGGGCTGGCCTGCTGCCGCTGCTGTGGCCTATAACACAGCTGTGGGCGCGCTCATCATCCCCATTTGTCTGGGCATCAACTTCCTGTTGCTGGTCACCAAGTGCACGCGTACGGTCAACATCGACCTGTGGAACTACTGGCACTTCGCCTTCATTGGTGCTGTGGCCTACTTCGTGATGGACCAGAGTCTGCTGTGGGGCTACTTCGCTGCCATCTCTTGTTATATCGTAACCCTGGTCATGGCCGACCTCACAGCCGAGCGTTTCCAGAAGTACTACGACAACGTAGAGGGCATCTCTATCCCTCAGCCTTTCTGTCAGAGTTTCACACCGTTTGCCATCGCCATCAACTGGCTGCTGGACCGTATTCCTGGTTTCTCAAAACTCGATATCGATGCCGAGGGACTGAAGAAGAAGTTTGGCGTGCTAGGCGAGCCGCTGGTGTTGGGTGTCATCGTGGGTGCCCTGATTGGCTGGGCTGCCCAACTCGACATTAAGAAGATTCTGTTCCTAGGTGTCACCATGGGAGCCGTCATGGAACTCATCCCACGTATCACCTCACTCTTTATCGAGGGTCTGAAACCCATCTCTGAGAAGACGCAGGAGGTGGTGAAGCGTAAGTTCAAGGGCAAGAAGGTGTACATTGGCATGTCGCCAGCCCTGGTCATCGGCCATCCCACCACGCTTGTGGTGTCGCTGCTGCTCATCCCAGTGACCCTCGTCCTGGCCATCGCCCTGTCGAGGGCCGACAACCAGTTCCTGCCCCTGGCATCGCTGGCTGGCATGTTCTATGTCTTCGTGATGGTGTTGCCCTATACCAAGGGTAATGTGGTGAAGACCTTTATTATCGGCTTGGTGGCTATCACCATCGGTCTTTATTTCGTCACAGACATGGCACCTGCCTTCACGCTGGCTGCTAACACCGTCTATGAGGCAACGCAGGACAAGGCCGCCCAGATTCCTGAGGGTTTCCAGGCTGGCGCCATGGACTTCGCCTCGTCGCTCTTTGGCTATGTCATCTATGCGTGTGTCAAGTATCTCAAGTGGATTGGTATGGGTGTGCTCACACTCATCACCGTGGGCATGGTGGTGTGGAACCGCCTGCGTATCACGGCTGAGGAAAAGAATTCAAAGTAA
- a CDS encoding DNA-binding protein, which translates to MIFYELRQNKNMESKAYCKWFAYPIIKETIDLDSLAAHMASHNTPYSKGAIKGMLTDMVGCIKELLLEGKNVKIADLAIFSLGIKNNGGADKTEDFQVSKHIKGVKLRARATGDLITKSLNLEASLRRTGV; encoded by the coding sequence ATGATTTTCTACGAACTACGTCAAAACAAAAACATGGAGTCGAAGGCCTACTGCAAATGGTTCGCCTACCCCATCATCAAGGAAACCATCGACCTTGACAGTCTGGCCGCCCACATGGCCAGTCACAACACCCCCTACTCGAAGGGCGCCATCAAGGGCATGCTCACCGACATGGTGGGCTGCATCAAGGAACTGCTGCTCGAAGGCAAAAACGTGAAGATTGCCGACCTGGCCATCTTCAGCCTGGGCATCAAGAACAACGGTGGTGCCGACAAAACGGAAGACTTCCAGGTGTCGAAGCACATCAAGGGCGTGAAGCTGCGTGCCCGCGCCACCGGTGACCTCATCACCAAGAGTCTGAACCTGGAAGCCTCGCTGCGAAGAACAGGCGTGTAA
- a CDS encoding N-acetylmuramoyl-L-alanine amidase encodes MRKIDLIVIHCSATRCNRDFPVTALIRCHADRFGFTGYHYYITRDGTVYQTRHEQLVGAHAKGYNSRSLGVCYEGGLNAQGKPEDTRTKAQKWAMTNLLKYLIKKHPDAQILGHRDLPNVHKDCPCFDVKAEYAGITI; translated from the coding sequence ATGCGGAAGATTGATTTGATTGTTATTCACTGCAGCGCCACAAGGTGCAACCGCGACTTTCCCGTGACAGCGCTCATCCGCTGTCACGCGGATCGTTTCGGGTTCACCGGCTATCATTACTACATCACACGCGACGGCACCGTGTATCAGACGCGCCACGAGCAACTGGTAGGCGCCCATGCCAAGGGTTATAACAGCAGGTCGCTGGGTGTGTGCTACGAGGGCGGACTCAATGCCCAGGGAAAGCCCGAGGACACACGCACAAAGGCCCAGAAATGGGCCATGACCAACCTGCTGAAGTATCTGATAAAAAAGCATCCCGACGCCCAGATACTGGGACACCGTGATTTGCCAAATGTGCATAAGGACTGTCCGTGCTTTGATGTCAAAGCGGAATATGCGGGTATCACTATCTAG
- a CDS encoding virulence-associated E family protein, with product MTTRNKNKNQIQRRQQDTSERKPNWKEVYASVEDIKTFLSDRIVLRHNVVTRRVEFRLPSSYEHEGTDWHPINDRIVNSLWAELSKQKPTRVQDIYRVIESDYTPDFHPFRFYLEHLPKWDGQDYILGMSVSVSVKGDSEMREQMLFAKYLKKWLVGMVAGWVDPTVVNNVILVLIGEQGSYKTTWFNHLLPPELKQYFYTKTNANRMGRDDLLTLAQYGLVCCEELDTMRAAELNQLKAAVTMPSIDERAAYARYHEHRIHIASFCGTGNNAQFLSDPTGNRRWLPFEVESIESPRDHPFNYAGIYSQAYALYQEGFKFWFSREEIQQLSVHNSQFETPRLEYELVQMYFRKPEGQEPGEFISVALAMQLVCTGVQQKISSVLLGRAFVELGFERKTSRNVRGYVAVRRSVEEMRVIRNIMAQEARHTDTDDTDVF from the coding sequence ATGACAACCAGGAACAAAAATAAAAATCAAATACAACGCAGACAGCAAGACACCAGCGAGAGAAAACCCAATTGGAAGGAGGTGTATGCCTCGGTTGAAGACATCAAAACATTCCTCAGCGACCGCATCGTGCTGCGCCACAATGTGGTGACACGGCGGGTGGAGTTCCGACTGCCGTCGAGCTACGAGCACGAGGGCACAGACTGGCACCCCATCAACGACCGCATCGTGAACTCGCTATGGGCGGAACTGTCGAAGCAGAAGCCGACACGCGTGCAGGATATTTACAGGGTGATTGAGAGCGACTATACGCCCGATTTTCACCCATTCCGGTTCTACTTGGAGCACCTGCCCAAGTGGGACGGACAGGACTACATCCTGGGCATGTCGGTGAGTGTGAGCGTGAAGGGCGACAGCGAGATGAGGGAACAGATGCTGTTTGCCAAATACTTGAAGAAATGGCTGGTGGGCATGGTGGCGGGATGGGTGGACCCCACGGTGGTGAACAACGTGATACTGGTGCTGATTGGCGAGCAGGGATCGTACAAGACCACGTGGTTTAACCACCTGCTGCCGCCCGAGCTGAAGCAGTATTTCTACACAAAAACCAACGCCAACCGCATGGGGCGCGACGACCTGCTGACGCTGGCGCAGTATGGACTGGTGTGCTGCGAGGAGCTGGACACCATGCGAGCTGCCGAGCTGAACCAACTGAAAGCGGCTGTCACCATGCCGTCGATTGACGAGCGAGCGGCCTACGCCCGCTACCACGAACACCGCATACACATTGCCTCGTTCTGTGGCACAGGCAACAACGCGCAGTTTCTGAGCGACCCCACGGGCAACCGCCGCTGGCTGCCGTTCGAGGTGGAAAGCATAGAGTCGCCACGTGACCATCCGTTCAACTACGCTGGCATCTATTCGCAGGCCTATGCCCTGTATCAGGAGGGGTTTAAGTTCTGGTTCTCGCGCGAGGAGATCCAGCAACTCAGCGTGCACAACAGTCAGTTTGAGACGCCACGGTTGGAGTACGAGCTGGTGCAGATGTATTTCCGCAAGCCGGAGGGCCAGGAGCCGGGCGAGTTTATCAGCGTGGCACTGGCCATGCAACTGGTGTGCACGGGCGTGCAGCAGAAAATCAGCAGCGTGCTGCTGGGGCGTGCCTTCGTGGAACTGGGCTTCGAGCGCAAGACCAGCCGCAACGTGCGGGGCTATGTGGCCGTGCGCCGCAGCGTGGAGGAGATGCGGGTGATTCGCAACATCATGGCGCAGGAGGCCAGACATACAGATACAGATGATACAGATGTTTTCTAA
- a CDS encoding MFS transporter: MSSIKTTKMSNFRWVICGLLFLATTINYMDRQVLSLTWKDFIAPDFHWTDDDYGTITGLFSVFYAVANLFAGKFIDWMGTKKGYLIAIFVWSVGACMHAACGWGAIGLAGGSIVALTTISVWLFLACRMILAVGEAGNFPAAIKVTAEYFPKKDRAFATSIFNSGASVGALAAPATIPLLARACGWEMAFIIIGVLGFFWMGLWAWLYEKPARNQRVNQAELNYIEQDSDIAEVQDRKNVKDDEETISFWKCFTFRQTWSFIVGKFMTDGVWWFFLFWAPAYFSDVYHYTSDSPMGILLIFTLYAIVTVVSIGGGYLPKYFVEKRGMNPYLGRMRAMFIFACFPLLGLLAQPLGAYSAWWPAILIGFLGAGHQAWSANLYSTIGDMFPKSTIGTITGIGTMAGGLASFAINKGSGAFFTWADGKGELFSFFGFEGKPAAYMVVFSLCAVAYLIGWFIMKSLVPKYKPISLD, from the coding sequence ATGTCATCAATCAAAACAACCAAAATGAGCAACTTCCGCTGGGTCATCTGCGGACTGCTCTTCCTTGCGACTACCATTAACTACATGGACCGTCAGGTGTTGAGCCTGACATGGAAAGACTTCATCGCCCCCGACTTCCATTGGACGGACGATGACTACGGCACCATCACGGGCCTGTTCTCTGTATTCTATGCTGTGGCCAACCTCTTTGCTGGTAAGTTCATCGACTGGATGGGCACCAAGAAGGGTTATCTCATTGCCATCTTCGTGTGGAGCGTGGGTGCTTGTATGCATGCTGCCTGCGGATGGGGTGCCATCGGACTGGCTGGTGGCAGCATCGTGGCCCTCACCACCATCTCTGTGTGGCTGTTCCTGGCCTGTCGTATGATCCTGGCTGTGGGCGAGGCTGGTAACTTCCCTGCTGCCATCAAGGTGACGGCCGAGTACTTCCCCAAGAAGGACCGTGCCTTTGCCACCTCTATATTTAATAGTGGTGCTTCTGTGGGCGCCCTGGCTGCTCCTGCCACCATCCCCCTGTTGGCTCGTGCTTGCGGATGGGAGATGGCCTTCATCATTATTGGTGTGTTGGGCTTCTTCTGGATGGGCCTGTGGGCATGGCTCTACGAAAAGCCTGCGCGCAACCAGCGTGTGAATCAGGCCGAGTTGAACTATATCGAGCAGGACAGCGACATTGCCGAGGTGCAAGACCGCAAGAATGTGAAGGACGACGAGGAGACTATCTCGTTCTGGAAATGCTTCACCTTCCGCCAGACATGGTCGTTCATCGTGGGTAAGTTCATGACTGATGGCGTGTGGTGGTTCTTCCTGTTCTGGGCACCAGCCTATTTCAGCGATGTCTATCATTACACCAGCGATTCGCCCATGGGCATCCTGCTTATCTTCACCCTCTATGCCATTGTGACGGTGGTGAGCATCGGTGGTGGCTATCTGCCTAAGTATTTTGTCGAGAAGCGTGGCATGAACCCCTATCTGGGTCGCATGCGTGCCATGTTCATCTTTGCCTGCTTCCCCTTGCTGGGCCTGCTGGCACAGCCTCTGGGAGCCTATAGTGCTTGGTGGCCTGCCATCCTCATTGGTTTCCTGGGTGCAGGACATCAGGCATGGAGTGCCAACCTGTATTCTACCATCGGCGATATGTTCCCCAAGTCAACCATCGGCACCATCACTGGCATCGGCACCATGGCTGGCGGCTTGGCATCTTTCGCTATCAACAAGGGCTCTGGCGCGTTCTTTACATGGGCCGACGGCAAGGGCGAGTTGTTCTCGTTCTTTGGCTTCGAGGGCAAACCTGCAGCCTATATGGTGGTGTTCAGCCTGTGTGCTGTGGCCTACCTCATTGGCTGGTTCATCATGAAGAGTCTGGTGCCTAAGTACAAGCCCATCTCTTTGGACTAA
- a CDS encoding DUF3990 domain-containing protein → MTLYHGTNVDFDKIDLSKSKPNKDFGQGFYLSDNYSQAQDMAKVKFDQLEWGQPIVLTYQVDDAKMADLKVLRFDDYSEEWAKFILLNRNNSSREPAHDYDVVIGPIADDRVGVQLWKYETKSIDLPTLVHNLHYMKGVTIQYYFGTERSISLLKRI, encoded by the coding sequence ATGACGCTTTATCATGGTACGAATGTGGATTTTGACAAGATAGATTTGTCAAAGTCCAAGCCGAACAAGGACTTTGGACAGGGATTCTACCTTTCGGATAACTATAGCCAGGCCCAGGATATGGCGAAGGTTAAGTTCGATCAATTAGAATGGGGACAGCCCATCGTGTTGACTTATCAAGTGGACGACGCAAAGATGGCAGACTTGAAGGTGTTGCGCTTCGATGACTATAGTGAAGAATGGGCGAAGTTCATATTACTTAATCGCAACAACTCCAGTCGAGAGCCAGCTCACGACTATGATGTAGTTATAGGTCCCATTGCTGACGATCGCGTAGGTGTGCAGCTTTGGAAGTATGAGACTAAGAGTATAGACCTACCGACACTTGTCCACAACCTGCATTATATGAAGGGTGTGACAATACAATATTACTTTGGCACGGAAAGATCCATTAGCTTATTGAAACGCATATGA
- a CDS encoding site-specific integrase: MMITINFLRNIKIEVNNKQRRLEPMLEDIIQSLEPSRSKSTVDNYRTALRSFIRFAGRDITTRRVDAHTMEAYQRWLKQRGVCPNTSSCYMRSLRKLFHEADIQDSDRLFKNVFTGNAKTEKRAITTAEVTTLRNLNIRSMVRDLFLFSFFAMGMPFIDLAFLRKNQAQNGYITYCRHKTGQTIHMKIEPPMQDIINMYAREDTPYLFPILTATEPRAAMRQYERQRHRYNRQLKRLAAKAGIPRLTSYVVRHTWASIARDLGADIPVIQKALGHQDIKTTQIYLSEVNDHRVYDTNAAVIAKIFPEMLESYSNFVATQQRK, translated from the coding sequence ATGATGATTACAATTAACTTTCTGAGAAATATTAAGATTGAGGTAAACAACAAGCAGAGGCGACTGGAGCCCATGCTCGAAGACATCATCCAGAGTCTGGAACCATCGCGCAGCAAAAGCACCGTCGACAACTATCGCACCGCCCTAAGGTCGTTCATCCGTTTTGCCGGTCGCGACATCACCACCCGTAGGGTTGATGCCCACACCATGGAGGCCTATCAGCGCTGGCTGAAACAGCGGGGTGTATGCCCTAACACCAGCTCGTGCTACATGCGCTCGCTGCGAAAGCTCTTCCACGAGGCCGATATACAAGACAGCGACAGACTTTTTAAAAACGTGTTCACGGGCAACGCCAAGACCGAGAAACGCGCCATCACCACTGCGGAGGTCACTACCCTGCGCAATTTGAATATACGTAGCATGGTGCGCGATCTCTTCCTTTTCTCGTTCTTCGCCATGGGCATGCCCTTTATCGACCTGGCCTTCCTCCGAAAGAATCAGGCGCAGAACGGCTACATCACCTATTGTCGCCACAAGACGGGCCAGACCATCCATATGAAGATTGAACCACCCATGCAGGACATTATAAATATGTACGCACGCGAGGATACGCCCTACCTGTTTCCCATCCTCACCGCCACCGAGCCCCGTGCCGCCATGCGTCAGTACGAGCGGCAGCGCCACCGCTACAACCGACAGTTGAAACGCCTTGCCGCCAAGGCCGGCATCCCCCGCCTCACCTCGTATGTGGTGCGCCACACCTGGGCCAGCATAGCCCGCGACCTGGGTGCCGACATCCCCGTGATTCAGAAGGCCTTAGGTCACCAAGACATCAAGACCACACAGATCTATCTGAGCGAGGTGAACGACCACCGCGTGTACGACACCAACGCCGCCGTCATCGCAAAGATTTTCCCCGAAATGCTTGAGTCTTACTCGAATTTTGTCGCGACTCAGCAGAGAAAATGA
- the kduI gene encoding 5-dehydro-4-deoxy-D-glucuronate isomerase: MKKAFISMALLTAAFVSATAQQTVNFQTACHPEDVKHYDTKTLRERFVMEKVMEADKINLTYSHYDRFIFGGAMPVTKTLKLENFLELGLDVDPNIKEKYFLYNRELGVVNCGEGDGVVIVDGKEYALSPKEALYIGRGHIGKGKDVNKEVLFRSKDAKKPAKFYLNSATAHQHYKTQWITLDGRKGSLKAAVWGPVGSLEECNNRTVYKLIVNDVLEEGPCQLQLGLTQLNPGAAWNTMPPHTHGRRIEAYYYFNLPQEQTIAHIMGQPEESRVVWLHNEQAIMSPEWSMHAAAGTYYYTFIWGMAGENLYYNDKDNIPVIDIK; encoded by the coding sequence ATGAAGAAAGCATTTATTTCTATGGCACTGCTGACAGCGGCATTTGTTTCCGCCACAGCCCAGCAAACAGTGAATTTCCAAACCGCATGCCATCCAGAGGACGTGAAGCACTACGACACAAAGACCCTTCGTGAGCGCTTTGTGATGGAGAAGGTGATGGAGGCCGACAAGATTAACCTGACCTACTCTCACTACGACCGCTTTATCTTTGGTGGCGCCATGCCTGTGACAAAGACCCTGAAGCTGGAGAACTTCCTGGAGCTGGGTCTGGACGTTGATCCTAACATCAAGGAGAAATACTTCCTCTATAATCGCGAGCTGGGCGTGGTGAACTGTGGCGAGGGCGATGGCGTGGTCATCGTCGATGGCAAGGAGTATGCCCTCTCGCCCAAGGAGGCCCTGTATATTGGTCGCGGCCATATTGGCAAGGGTAAGGACGTGAACAAGGAGGTGCTCTTCCGTTCGAAGGACGCCAAGAAGCCTGCTAAGTTCTACCTGAACTCGGCCACTGCCCATCAGCACTACAAGACACAGTGGATCACCCTCGATGGTCGTAAGGGCTCGCTGAAGGCTGCCGTCTGGGGACCTGTCGGTTCGCTGGAGGAGTGCAACAACCGTACGGTCTATAAGCTCATCGTCAACGACGTGCTGGAGGAAGGTCCCTGCCAGTTGCAGCTGGGTCTCACACAGTTGAACCCTGGTGCTGCCTGGAACACCATGCCACCTCATACCCACGGTCGTCGCATTGAGGCCTACTACTATTTCAACCTGCCTCAGGAGCAGACCATTGCCCACATCATGGGACAGCCTGAGGAGAGTCGCGTGGTGTGGCTGCACAACGAGCAGGCCATCATGTCGCCTGAATGGAGCATGCACGCTGCTGCCGGCACCTACTACTACACCTTTATCTGGGGTATGGCTGGCGAAAACCTATACTATAACGACAAAGACAATATTCCTGTCATCGACATCAAATAA
- a CDS encoding DUF6169 family protein, with protein MNTLNLEMVNSHAEYQVFLSQTGKYVFKTDYNILYAVDFELDDNPYYTAYWFNLTNPEHTKSPGDTKIAQTVICIIEEFFRLNPEVLLYMCSTDNGQQAQRARLFLRWFNGYEQQKRYLIRSTEVNGIGTDGKAIKEYVALIVPRVHPLLDEIVERFDDEVQMFNDNKPSE; from the coding sequence ATGAACACATTGAACCTAGAGATGGTGAATTCTCATGCAGAGTATCAGGTGTTTCTTAGCCAAACAGGCAAATACGTGTTTAAGACAGATTATAATATTCTGTATGCTGTTGACTTTGAGCTAGATGACAACCCATACTACACGGCATATTGGTTTAATCTGACAAATCCAGAACATACTAAATCACCAGGCGACACAAAAATAGCCCAGACTGTGATATGTATCATTGAGGAATTCTTTCGACTGAATCCAGAGGTACTCCTTTATATGTGCAGTACAGACAATGGCCAACAAGCACAGCGTGCTCGTTTGTTCCTACGTTGGTTCAACGGCTACGAACAACAGAAACGATATCTTATCAGATCGACCGAGGTTAATGGCATTGGCACTGATGGAAAAGCCATAAAGGAATATGTGGCACTTATTGTGCCACGCGTGCATCCGCTATTGGATGAGATTGTAGAGCGCTTCGATGATGAGGTTCAAATGTTTAACGACAATAAGCCTAGCGAGTAA
- a CDS encoding GxxExxY protein, protein MTKQEYKDIYDVVGAAMEVHTTLGRGMAEPIYQESLAVEMKKRGMIAEREKELRLQYKGVILEKKYYADFYYNGIIIELKSVEEINSEHRAQLFNYMRITGCHRGILLNFGERFLRSERYLYLPDEDDFVLLMQDNYRDYITE, encoded by the coding sequence ATGACGAAGCAGGAGTATAAAGATATATATGATGTGGTAGGCGCTGCGATGGAGGTTCACACAACCTTGGGTCGTGGTATGGCAGAACCTATATATCAGGAATCTCTTGCAGTTGAGATGAAAAAGCGGGGCATGATTGCTGAACGTGAGAAAGAACTGCGACTCCAATATAAAGGAGTGATACTCGAAAAGAAGTATTACGCAGATTTCTATTATAATGGCATAATAATTGAGTTGAAGTCTGTCGAAGAAATAAACTCTGAGCATCGTGCCCAGTTGTTCAACTATATGCGCATCACAGGATGCCATCGTGGCATCTTGCTGAATTTCGGAGAGAGATTCTTGCGATCAGAGCGATATCTGTATCTGCCTGATGAGGATGATTTTGTTTTGTTGATGCAAGATAATTATCGAGATTATATCACAGAATAA